The sequence acaacaaacatgaggagcgaatcgtgggctaaacggagttcattaccttaggcccgcatggtttgttatcctttcaaggacgagtgtgggtgcctaaaatgggtgataattgacgagtgctacttgatgaagcgcataagtcaaggtattccattcacccgagcgcaacgaaaatgtatcttgatttacgaaaggagtattggtggtcgggcatgaaacgtgatgttgttaagtatgttgaacaatgcgtcacgtgtttgcaagttaaggccaaacaccaaaagccgtatggtatgttacaaccgttagaaatcctaaaatggaaatgggagcacattaccatgaatttcattacaaagttaccaaggatggcgagaacccaattggattcgatttgggtgatagttgatcggttgacgaagagtgccttaattcttcccattcgggaagcgatatcatcggatactttggctaagttgttcatcaaggaagtgatatcaaggcatggggttcctatatctattatttctgatcgagatacccgtttcacatctcggttttgggaaaagtttcatgaagatatgggtacacaattgaaattgagcacggcgtatcatcctcaaatggacggtcaaaccgaacgtacgaatcaaacattggaggatatgttacgagtgtgtattattgatttcggtggtagttgggatgagcacttgcctttggtggaattctcgtacaataatagctatcatgaAAGTATTGGAATGCcatcgtatgagatgctttatgggcgaaggtgtcgaactcccatttgttggggtgaggtgggtcaaagagaaatcaggagtaccgatttggttttagagacgaatagcaagatcgatatgattcgggctcatttgaaaaaggctcaagatagacaaaagtcgtatgccgacaaataaaggcgaccgattgaattccaagaagacgacatggtgatgcttaaagtttcgccatggaatggtgttattcggtttcgaaaacgaggaaagttagctcctcagtttattggtccgtttaagattttagctcatgttggtgaagtggcgtatcatttggaattacccgaaaagcttgcggggatccataatacatttcatatttcccatctccgtaagtgtcttgcggatgattcttcatgggtaccattagacgagattgagctaaataacaagttagagtttgtcgagaagccgattgctatactcgatgaaaaggtaaagaggttgagacataaagaggtgagaacttttaaagtttaaTGGAGTCATAGTAATGGttctgagtttacatgggaacccgaagagtttgtattggtgtatcttccagcttgtcatgcgACTTGGATCGCGAGGGcgcactccgattcaagtgggggagagttgtaacatcccgttttcttcatacgtgtcttaaggtacttatttaatcgttcgaacgtttatatttcgcttgtttatgtgattaaacgacataaagtgttaactcgatgtatacgagatatattcatatggatatgtttgagaatgtatgcatgtataagtatatgcattggttttgatagtgttaagtcatgtgagacttaaagatgaagtttaaacgtatgtaggaagcgtgaacgaggtgtacaagtcgaataaattAATAGTTGTATTAAGTTGTCAAAATGGCCAGTTACAGGCCATTGACGCGCCGCGGAGATGTTGGGCGCGCCACGACAATTAAAGCAAATCAAAGACAGGAGTGAATTAAAACAGCTCAAAAATCCAgtgtattgccgcgccgcgacaattgtggTCGCGACGCGACAAAGCTGCAGATCTGACCCGTTTTCCCTATTTAAAAAGGGGTGGTccaagggtattttcatcttttcgcgTATGGATCTGATTAGAGCTTTAaacctcaaccacttatctcacttattcaatttcttttctcttttgttCTTCTATTTACTctgaaaacataaaatccctttaaattaaaagtaagatttgagagtgaagaattgtgaatcgatctttggagcaagaagtaaagttgttctccttgttcttagctatgacccaatagtgttggtaagtcttaactccatgttttaagttttagttaatttatggctagggtttgggccaTTAAAGACTTGTAAGACCTATTTGGGGGTTTAATGGGCGAATTTGGGTcatattgatgtaaggaaaccctaataactataatctagggtttggctaTGTAAatcgagatttgtaagtgttagatggggttgttagtcactaatacacttataAATGATGAAAGTATTgttaatgggtcatgtttgactaaattTGCAAGTGTAAGTGTCAAAATAAGTCAAATGAGtaatagttgacctaattgggtaaaatggatATGAAATGCCCATAGTTcgggttagttggtgttagtagacttacatcacttgtTCCTAGAGATTTATGACAAGTCTTAGCCATTAATGGGCAGTTTTGGtatagttgagttatttaatgcaattgggtcattaaatgctcaagtgtaagtaatgtggttagttccacaatttgtgtattgaatgtgtacttaatgtattaggtaccttgctcgaagcatacggaagtgttaaatcaccaccgacgtgttaaggtgagtggaataattatatatgtaggtatatgatttatttgcttgtgaggtatgggttaaagttcgatgttgacgataccatatcctagagtatattgtttgttcgttttgatgagggtttaagttcgatgttgacgatacctcttgtatggatttaaagttcgatgttgaagaagccataccactattgtagtgacgttagttgatgagggttaagttcgatgttgacgatacctcatatgtgggattaagtttgatgttgatgataccacatttattgggacgaatggggattaagttcgatgttgacgataccattcgtagggctagccttggaatttgagtactaatggatgttgtggacatcaatgtttgtgtattgtgttatagcatattatattgcgcGTGATTATATGATATTGCTATACTAGCGTGTGTTATCGgaggtttagcgttatactttatgatggtatgctaattgtaatgCTAGTATGTATGCagaattgtgtaagtgtttgcaagtgggtaagttatatatgtatatgtataattattgcattcactaagccttgcttacccctctcgttgtttactttttaggtttAACGCGGATAAAGggaaaggggttgccgggaattagatattccaATATTGATGCTTGTGGAagctttttggaagtcgacctagcgttttgggtagtttagccccaaaccatgctcgagtgtcgtttggtttaaaactatcaaatatgggtcgaacttgtattacttttgattAAGGGTCTTCATGCCCGtgatgtaaactttaaacatgttGTACGTTCAAGGGGTTTGTATGAAATGGTTTACGTTACGTAACCAATTATTTTGGGCGTAAATGGttgattaagttaaaaaaaaaaaaatctatccgGTTGATTACGGATTGGGTTGTTTCATGACTTCACAACAAGTCATAGCCATAGATCGATACTCTACCTCTGCAGAAGAGCGTgacacttgaaatgtcccgttcttattgattaaaaacgttccatattaattgatttcgttgcgaggttttgacctctatatgagacgtttttcaaagactgcattcatttttaaaacaaaccataacctttatttcataaataaaggtttataaagctttacgtagattatcaaataatgataatctaaaatatcctgtttacacacgaccattacataatggtttacaatacaaatatgttacatcgaaatcagtttcttgaatgcagtttttttacacaatatcatacaaacatggactccaaatcttgtccttattttattatgcaacagcggaagctcttagtattcacctgagaataaacatgctttaaacgtcaacaaaaatgttggtgagttataggtttaacctatatatatatatatatatatatatatcaattcgtaacaatagaccacaagatttcatatttcaatacacatcccatacatagagataaaaatcattcatatggtgaacacctggtaaccgacattaacaagatgcatatataagaatatccccatcattccgggacacccttcggatatgatataaattttgaagtactaaagcatccggtactttggatggggtttgttaggcccaatagatctatctttaggattcgcgtcaattagggtgtctgttccctaattcttagattaccagacttaataaaaaggggcatattcgatttcgataattcaaccatagaatgtagtttcacgtacttgtgtctattttgtaaatcatttataaaacctgcatgtattctcatcccaaaaatattagattttaaaagtgggactataactcactttcacagatttttacttcgtcgggaagtaagacttggccactggttgattcacgaaccttaagttccttggataaacctactggaaaagagaaaaatagatctagcttcaacggatccttggatggctcgaagttcttgtattagaaagataacctactgtaagtaacaaaggtttcttgatcttggatgattacttggaatggatttagaaaacttggaagtaaacttgcaatcttggaagtattcttgattttatgaaactagaacttttggaatttatgaagaacacttagaacttgaagatagaacttgagagagatcaattagatgaagaaaattgaagaatgaaattgtttgtaggtgtttttggtcgttggtgtatggattagatataaaggatatgttattttgttttcatgtaaataagtcatgaatgattactcatatttttgtaattttatgagatatttcatgctagttgccaaattatggttcccacatgtgttaggtgactcacatgggctgctaagagctgatcattggagtgtatataccaatagtacatacatctaaaagctgtgtattgtacgagtatgaatacgggtgcatacgagtagaattgttgatgaaactgaacgaggatgtaattgtaagcatttttgttaagtataagtattttgataagtgtattgaagtctttcaaaagtgtataaatacatattaaaacactacatgtatatacattttaactgagtcgttaagtcatcgttagtcgttacatgtaagtgttgttttgaaacctttaggttaacgatcttgttaaatgttgttaatccaatgtttataatatcaaatgagattttaaattattatattatcatgatattatcatgtatgaatatctcttaatatgatatatatacattaaatgtctttacaacgataatcgttacatatatgtctcgtttaaaaaatcattaagttagtagtcttgtttttacatatgtagttcattgttaatatacttaatgatatgtttacttatcatagtatcatgttaactatatatatatccatatatatgtcatcatatagtttttacaagttttaacgttcgtgaatcaccggtcaacttgggtggtcaattgtctatatgaaacatatttcaattaatcaagtcttaacaagtttgatcgcttaacatgttggaaacatttaatcatataaatatcaatcttaattaatatatataaacatggaaaagttcgggtcactacaacactacTCATTGTTTCTTTGATTTCCATGAAATTGGAGAATCACCTAACAAAATGAAATATCCAGTAGTTGATCTTCTACTCATAGGACATCTTGCCCAGTCAGAATCACAATAGGCATTTAGTTGTACAGCTAAATTATTTGCCAATAAAATGCTTATTTTAGGAGCAAGTAAAATGTATCTAAGAAGATGTTTAACAGCCTGGAAATGCACAGAGGTGGGATTTTTCATAAAATGGCTTAAAAGTTGAACACTTTAACAAATATCAGGTCTTGTTATAGTCAAGTAAATCAATTTTCCAATTGACCTTCTGTATTCATCTGGGTCAGATAAAGGAGTCCCAACATCTGCACTTAATTTGACATTTTTATCCATGGGAAGTTTATATGGTTTCAGATTCTGAACTCCAACCTCTTTAAGAAAATCAAGAGTTTATTTTCTTTGCGAAATGAAAATACCTTGTTCTGATTTAGATACCTCCAGTACCAAAAAATAACTCAAACTTCCCAAGTCTTTCATGTGAAATGTTGActtgagttgacttttgagttcCTCAAACTGCCCAAGTCTTTCATGTGAAATGTTGActtgagttgacttttgagttcCTCAAAGTGAGAAGAACTATTACCAGTAATGAGTAAATCATCAACATAGACTAATACTGTAGTAAACTGAGACTTATCTCTCTTTTGTAAAGAGGGAGTAATTAGCTTTGGATTGATCAAAAACAAAAGATATCAAAGCACTAGACAATTTAGCAAACCATTGTCTTGGTGCTTGTTTTAAGCCATAGAGAGATTTCTTGAGTTTGCGACTTGATTGGAATTGGGATGAGTAATATTTTGAATGTACTCCCCCTTACCAACATAACCCATAGGTAACTTCATATATACTTCTTCTAACAAATCTCCATGTAAAAAAGCTTTTGACACATCCATTTGACAAAATGACCAATTGTACATGGCTGCAACTGCAAGAAAAGACCTCACAGTTACCATTTTAGCAACAGAAGGAAAGGTCTCAACATAATCTACACCTTTCTTTTGCCTATTTCTGTAGCGACCCgtctttttcgacttatatttttgtgctctatactttcacgaaactgcgcatttgtgcgtactgtgtttgattatattctgggatcatcattattcatgttaaattattttcgttaatatcttacaatgtgctattaagtgtttaatcacttaacttgatcctcgaatgcttttacgaccgttagtgtcacttgacatttaaagcgagctacgtacttggtacacgtttaacttttgtcataattggaatattatgactacgtaaaactaattgttattttctaataacaattacttggcttattggttgcttaattatgcttagtaatttactaatgcacactagttagtcttaatggacttttaaccttaatggacttaggcccaccctactctaattaatggaccattaaattagcccaactttaatggatttatgacccattaagatgtaggacaaaaacccattaagatgagccaacatactagcatttttgttaaccattactacacatgttgcatgggatcccaacaataagcaccacctttagaccaccaccatgcaaaaagaaaaaagttgtccccttgtcccctcccCATACCTACGGCCATACacccccaccaccactataaatatcaagcctcattcacccatttcacacttgatctcattctcattttacacacacttgctctctaattttctctctagtctttctcacactaaaattgtaagtttttaaattttcttcttcttcttcttcccttcttaatcatgacatcatcatcttcataagatcaagctttttagctttttgatcttgttaaatcttgaagattcaaattttgatatgaatccttcaagaacatgaaagattcaagctttctagctttgaatcttcattattttgttggatctaagttttctagcttatgatctctttatttttgttaaaagatcaaaacttgtgtttatgatcttcatgaaacttgaagatctaaccttttgctttaaagatcttcaagaacataaaaagattcaagctttctagctttggatcttcattactttgatgaatctaagctttatagcttaagatcactttgtttttgctaaaagatcaaaacttgtgtttatgatcttcatgaaacttgaagatctagcttgttgctttaaagatcttcaaggacataaaagattcaagctttctagctttgaaatctcataattattgttaagggatccaagctttctagcttagaattttttaacacttgagatctaagttattattgtagatctcacttacttggaacctttttatgatttttatgttgataaaaatcaagtcttcatcatctcatatgatgaagatgcataaacttgtatcaaaaggacaaaggttgaagctttattgtgattatacaataaagagacaaccttgatgttcaaaacttgtagaaagttagcttttacttttaattgtgtgttgatggttaaaacttggtcataatgatgctaaaacattaaagagttttacacttgaggcttatacgcatcaaggatgagaaccgtgataagcatcaagcaccaagaaacccaccggagcacttgtttctgttttttggggtctgatcagactcctgggacttctgaaaagttgatttccaaatatttcggttcgagtagatgactttttattTAAGactctaaatccgatatacggtttaggatttatagccttccgaaaatcactacgcctttgtaacgacgtgctgaaatttctgacctactcgcgcttgaaccgtcaccacggtcaaacgacatcgagttaggatctgaaaattttaCAGCAGTAAGAGGACTCAAATACGAAACCTTGGCCACTGGTCGcgcgtcttttcagtttgtatagaggtcgtagcagctgtccgaagtcagccctttgtttcgacctctattcttgttgaaaacttactttatcttttacgaatgatgatgatgatgatgatgatggtgatgatgatacttaagacttaacttatttacttttaaacttttggggacaatttactgacttagtaaccattgacttaggttgaggaccttttggatcgacaaACTTACTTGtttagaccgacttactacttgcttacattttcgtatcgattctaccgcacattcactgtgagttatagctccctttttactttaactatttttgggactgtgaatacatgcgctttttatgttttacatactagacacgagtacttaaactttatatatgtatgggtgacataacggcacaaagattccccttagctcggtaacgtttaactattggtttatgaaccggtagacgcgaatcttagatatggatccatagggtttgacatcccaactcgggctagtcgcgatagcagtcaatgggtgtttaatacttcataaatatacgcactcgccaagtgtacttttaggggttgatatattacttgttaagttagttaccgggtgcccacagataagcatatactttatcatatggatttgagatactgttttgaatacgaaatctcgtggtctacattacattattgtttacaattaaactatagctcaccaacattcgtgttgacattttaaagcatgtatttctctggtgcttagatgttgttgcttccgctgttagacttgctgttatagtcttggtgttatagacttgctgttacagactcgctgtgttaaacttccgctgcattgtttagagatgtctcaatcatggaacttttactttgaatTCACAAATTATgctacatttgaacaatggttttataatgacctttgtgtcacgtacttatgttaatgctttctgttcgtagaagcacattatctttgtaaaacatttgacgttggtaaagacgttatcttttgtaaaacatttggcgttggtaaaaacgttaccttttcatgaatgcaaaacttgttttacaatagcatatagtgttgtaaccgtgtaaagatcctgttgttgatgatccgtacacattgattttgtacggggcgtcacatttggtatcagagcattggttgtagggaattaggttgcattagtgagtcttgaccgagtcgagtaggattcactaataggactaatctacaacttgctcgtttacttgtttctgcgggactactgcatgctattgcttacttttactgctatatgatcttgTTGTATGCTActacttattctcgctactgcatgctactatctgctttttgcatgatacttctgtttgatactgtcattattgccatgctatgtactgctgtagacgatctaggctactGTAGTTATTATGTctgattacgttcttgctacatgtctgctattcgctgtaccgacttggaaaatttatctttcatagttcagatgtttttctgaacccttttcccactcgtctaaccctaagaactagtaatgtaatccacatgttactaccgttccaccatcccagagatcgaaacattacttcacgcaatctaggaagagtacccatCAGAttgcacgcccactaaagttgatcctcggaggaggagatatgtgaggacttgtcggagtaaccgcaccttgCCCCACCCCccaagctcaccctaattagccacgtacaacgtatgaacattagaaggttgttcagtttccgcaagttgacccgtatcccgtacgctttcatgaccgtcacttatcttttTCATCCTCCACCACTACTCGATGATCTAACaatacttctggacttaggtccctaacactcttaggcattggagaagtcgggaaggcatctcctttcacaaggtcatagtgtcttctactgatgctcagccatacccaaaggcttgggagtcgcctcaagacatattgtATTACTACTTGctgcacgtacaactcgacacgagacccatattgaatttctagaaaggaacctaacgatatTACCTGAAccagaacattttgaagaaattacaggacatttaggcattaatgcatgatctacggaacctacacacccacaccgagaaaccgtgagattaattatatagattttgttttgagatagcatagataaagcaccgttagacgaaattgagtagaacttgaagtgatcacgttacattgaccatatggagtgatattggaatgaacgtacgatttagtacaatataatgacgccaggccagcgtgattatattgaagtaaatcatgcagaagtcccaatgttactacataaggaatatgaagtgattcaaagaaaattttggtaggaaccacttgagtatacgcattatggtctgttagaggtagggaaagaataaccacgtagcccagataatgtacaagaagggccttgattgcagaattgataacccgaaaatttgttatagatatagacaccctgaacacttaaggaaaaagttctcaaataggaaaaacattggacttacttgcggtagagcaatcgttatctcagctatggagactcgcatggatcctaatattagttagggtacgtttcgtcacaacgttttattgtctcgaattTGTTtgatactagagcgatagaaaccttataactaagaaccttagtgttgtgactaataagccattaacaaccatgagagttaagtattctgtaggacaagctaatggtaagctggcagagatagaggaataatttaaggtagtaccttaaattaACAGGAGGGTCATTTGGATATGACCTCATGTCAAAAAAACTTgaaagttttaatgtagtagttggaaaggattagttacctacgcacaagcagatgttatttgagaagattgatagaatttttcacggtagtataataagatttggttggaatgaaccttaaaattaacctaacacccataaatttaggaagcttgatgtaatagttaAAACGGACTTTAGGAtttaccta comes from Rutidosis leptorrhynchoides isolate AG116_Rl617_1_P2 chromosome 4, CSIRO_AGI_Rlap_v1, whole genome shotgun sequence and encodes:
- the LOC139843118 gene encoding secreted RxLR effector protein 161-like, whose amino-acid sequence is MVTVRSFLAVAAMYNWSFCQMDVSKAFLHGDLLEEVYMKLPMGYVEVGVQNLKPYKLPMDKNVKLSADVGTPLSDPDEYRSVQLLSHFMKNPTSVHFQAVKHLLRYILLAPKISILLANNLAVQLNAYCDSDWARCPMSRRSTTGYFILLGDSPISWKSKKQ